The window CGATCCGACTGTTCGCCGGCTGCTCAGCCGGACGCGCGCCAACGTCGAGACCTACGGTCTCCGGGGTGGGGCCGACTGGCATGGCCGCGATGTGCAGATCGAAGGGGAGGGGATGCGCTTCACCGCCTGGCACCAGGCAAAGGTCGTGGCCGTCGTCACCACCAGGCTGCCGGGAGAGCACAACGCAGCGAACGCGCTGGCCGCCCTCGCCGCTGCCGTCCGGATCGGCGTGCCCGTCGCCGCGGCGGTGGAGGCGATCGGAAAGTTCCAGGGCGTCAGCCGCCGCTTCGAAGTCCGCGGCCAGGTGCGGGGCGTCACGCTGGTCGATGACTATGCGCACAACCCCGCGAAGGTGCGCGCTACCCTGAAGGCGGCGCAGGAGCGCTTTCACCCAGGACGGGTGCTGGCTTGCTTCGTGCCGCATACCTACTCACGCACCAGGAGCCTGTTGGACGCCTACGCCGACGCCTTCCAGGGGTGCGCCCTTGTCGTGATCGGACCGATCGAGCCCGCCCGCGAGCGCCACCTCGCGCACACCGTTAGCTCGCAAGACCTGGCCAGGGTGATCCGGGGGGTCGACGAAGTCGCCACGGCGGATTCGGCCCGCTCGGCCGCCTACAAGCTGGCGTCGGCCGCGCGCCCCGGGGACGTCATCGTCTATATGTCGGTGCGCGGTTTCGACGAGGTCATCGCGAAAACCGCCGAGGTGCTGGAGCGCTCACCGGTTGCCTGACGCCTGGTTGGCGGCGGTCCCGGGCGTGCGCGAGCACGAGCCGCTCAGCCCGCACAGCTGGTATGGAATCGGCGGCCGCGCCCGCTATTTCCTGGGGCTCGACGACGATGCCACGCTTCCCGACTTGATCGGCGGTCTGACCAAAGAGCGCGTGCCCTACCTGGTGATCGGGGCGGCCACCAACACGCTCTTCGCCGCCGACGAGCTGCCGGGATTGACGATCAAGCTCGGCACGTCGCGCCTGACGTTCGAGGGAAGCCGGGTTACGGCATCCGCCGGGTACCTGATGCCGAAGCTGGCCTCGGAAACCGCGAAGGCCGGACGGACCGGCCTCGAGTTCGGCGCGGGTGTCCCGGGCACCGTCGGCGGATCGGTGGTGGGGAACGCGGGCGCCTTCGGACGCGAATTGAAAGATGGACTCATCAGCACCGATGTCATCGATCCGGAGGGCCGGCTGCACACGCTCTCGGCGGCCGACTGCCGCTTCGCCTATCGCGACTCGATCTTGAAATCGGAGAAGCCGGGATGGACCGTCCGTTCGGCGACGTTCGAGACCGGGGAGGGCGATCCGTCGCGCATCCGCGAGCGAATCAAGGAGGTGCAAGAGCACCGACGCCAGTCGCAGCCGATCGAGAAGCGTAGCCTGGGGAGCACCTTCAAGAATCCGCCAGGCGACGCCGCCGGCCGCCTCATCGATGCCTGCGGTCTCAAGGGGCGTCGCGTCGGCGGCGCGCAGATCTCAGAAAAGCACGCGAACTTCATCGTCAACCTGGGGGGAGCCAGCGCGGATGACGTGCTAGCCTTAATGGCCGAGATGCGGAATCGCGTCTTCGAACGGTTCGGCATCGAGCTCGAACCGGAGGTCCGCGTCATCGGCCGGACACCGAGCCGATGAGCCGGCTGCGGATCGGGGTCCTCTTCGGTGGACGGTCGACCGAGCACGAGGTCTCCATCCTGTCCGCCCGGTCGATCATCGCCGCGATGGATCCGCAACGGTTCGAGGCGGTACCGGTCTACATCGACAAGAACGGGCGCTGGCTGGTGGGTGGGTCGCTCAAGCGCCTCGTGAGCGAGGACGCCGCCAGCAAGTACGTCTACCTTCCGCCGGACCCGACACAACGATCCCTCGTGCCCGCGCGAGACGGGGCTGGGGCGCCACCCACCCTGCCGGCGCTCGACGCGGTCTTCCCGGTGTTTCACGGGCTGAACGGCGAGGACGGGACCATCCAGGGCGTGCTGGAGCTGGCCAACATCCCGTACGTGGGCGCCGGTGTGCTCGGTTCGGCGCTCGGGCTCGACAAGATCTACATGAAGCGCGCCTTCGCCGCCGTCGGCCTGCCGATCGTCGACTATCTTCCCATCACCCGACGGCAGTACGAGCAGGACCCGAACGCCTTCATCGCCCTGGTCGAGGAGCGCTTGGGCTATCCGTGCTTCTCGAAGTTCGCGAACTCCGGGTCGAGCGTGGGCACGACGAAGGCCCACGACCGCGCCGAGCTCCTCGCCGGTCTGCAACTCGCCGCCAGCTTCGATCGTAAGTTGCTGGTCGAGCGGGCGGTCGATGCGCGTGAGTTGGAGGTCAGCGTCCTCGGCAATGATGAGCCGCAGGCCTCCGTCGTCGGCGAAATCGTCCCGGCCCACGAGTTCTATGACTACGACGCGAAATACCTGGACGAGGGATCGCGACTGGTGATCCCGGCGGCGATCGAGGGCGACGTTGCCGAGAACGTTCGCGCGATGGCGTTGCGAGCCTTCCAGGCCGTCGACGCGGCGGGAATGGCGCGCGTGGACTTCTTCATGGAGCGCAAGACCGGCCGTGTGCTGGTGAACGAGCTGAACACGATCCCGGGCTTCACCCGCATCAGCATGTACCCGAAGCTCTGGGAGGCATCGGGACTGTCGTATCCAAAATTGATCGGGCGGCTCGTGGACCTCGCGATCGAACGCTTCAACGACAAGCAGCGCTCGCAGACCGCGATCGATAGCCGGCTCTTGCAGCCCGGAGCAACCGAATGAGCCCGCTCCGGCGTGGAAAAGCGGGCGGATGTGAGCCCACTCCGGCGTGGAAAAGCGGGCGGATAAAATGACCGTCGGGACGATCGAAAAGCGCCGCCGCCGAACGGCGCCGGCACCAGCCAGGCCGGTGGCGACGGGGCGCGGGTGGATCTGGGCCGCGGTGCAGATCGCCGTGCTCGGTGGCGAGGTCTTCGCGCTGCTCTTCCTGCTGGCTCAGCCCGCCTTTCGCCCGCGGCACGTGGAGGTGGTGGGCACGAAACATCTGACGGCCGCGCAGGTCACGGGCGCACTGAATCTGCCGGCCGACCGCAGCATCTTCCTGCTCAACCAGACCGATCTCGCCAGGCGTCTACAGGCGCTGCCATGGGTGCGGTCGGCCAGCGTCAACCTGACCCTTCCGGACCGGGTCTCGGTCAGGGTCACCGAGTGGATGCCGTCCGCGGTTCTCCAGGTCGGCGAGACGACCTATTACCTGAACGACCTTGGTGAGGTGCTCGATCCGGCCGCCGAGGCCGGCAGCCTGACGGTCATCAACCGGCCCGGCTTCGGACCGGCGAACGACGGCCAGCACGCACTCGGCAGTGAGCTGCTGCCCATGCTGGTTCAGCTGCGCGCCGGTTTTTCCGCCGCCTTTAAGATCTCCGTCACGTCGTTCCAGCTGGATCGTCGCGAGGTGCTCACCGCGCAAACCGATCGCGGATGGACGATCATCTTCGGCCAGATGGTCACCGCCGACGATCGCGCCAGCCTCGAGCCCAAGCTCGCCGCGCTGCGAGCGCTGAGCAGCCGGATCGATCTCATCTCGGGGCCGATTCAATACATCAACCTCGAGAATCCGCACGCGCCCGCGGTGCAGATGCGAGCGCACAAGTGAGGCTCCCCGCCAGCGGATCGCGAGAAGCGTTATGGCTGGTGGCCGCCGTGTTCGTCTTCGGCACGGTCGGCATCGTCATCGGGCTCAATGCCCCGGTGCAGATCCCGGCGGGCTACGCGCGCTACACCGCGGTCATGATCCTTGCCGCACTCGACTCCGTGCTCGGGGCGGTCAAGGCCTGGCTCAATGGAAACTTCGAGAACAAAGTCTTCATCTCGGGGTTGCTCGTCAACTCACTGGCCGCGGGCGCGCTGACCTACCTGGGCGACAAGCTCGGCGTCGAGCTGTATTTCGCCGCCATCGTGGCCTTTGGGGTCCGCATCTTCGACAACCTGGCCGTTATTCGGAGGCATCTTCTCTAGCGAGCCCCGGGCGATTAGCCCTTCGTCGACTTACCGCTCGGCCGAACGCCCTTTTCGATAGCGTCGGCGCTTGCCCGGAGGTGGCGCGCAATGCTCTGCTGCTGCTGCGGCGTAATCGTGCCTTTCTTTGCCGCGGCCTGGAAGACGGCGTCGATCTGCTCAAACGCGACCGAGACCTGGCGGATCGCTGGGTAGTCTTTCCGTACGTCCTCGCCGCTTCTCGCAATCTTCCGGAGCAGCTCATCCAGATTCTTGGCCATGTCCCGGAGAGTCCTCGGCAGGCTCAGCGCCACAAGCGGGGTCATGCTCTGAATCTATCATCTGCGTGGGGACATTGCTATGGGAACCGCAGAGCTGCCGGAGGGTACGCTCACGTTCCTGCTCACGGATCTCGTGGCCTCGACCAGGTCGTGGGAGTCCTCCCCGGCTGGCATGCGCGAGTCCATGGCCCGGCACGACAGGATCGTGGCTGGTTGCCTGCGGCGGCATCAGGGAGCGGACGTCGGGCGCGCAGGGGACAGTGTGCTCGCGGTCTTCCGCCGCGCCGGCGACGCCGCGGCCTGCGCGCTGGCACTCCAACGCGAATTCGATGCCGAGCCGTGGCCGGCTGACATGCACGTTGAGGCCCGCATCGCGATTCACACGGGAGAGACGGAACTCCGGGAGGGCCGCTACCACGGCGTTGCGCTGAATCGCTGCGCCCGGCTGCTAGCGACCTGCCACGGCGGCCAGGTCCTGCTCACCCAGGCCACGGAGCAGCTACTGGTTGACGAGTTGCCGGTCGGAACGGCTCTCTGGGACCTTGGCCTGCACCGCTTGAAGGATTTGACGCGGCCCGAGCGGGTCTTCCAGCTGGTCGACCTCAACCGTCCGGCGGAGTTCCCTCCCATCCTGTCTCTCGCGCGGCAGCTTACCAATCTGCCGGCGCAGCTAACCCCGTTTATCGGCCGTGAGGAGCAGCTGAAAGAGCTTCAGGAAATGCATCGCCAGACCCGGCTGCTTACGTTGACTGGGCCCGGCGGCGCGGGAAAGACAAGACTTGCCCTTGAGCTCGCCGCGCAGCTTGTGGGCGAGGAGGCGGATGGCGTTTGGTTGGTCGAGCTTGCACCACTCTCTGATCCGCTGCTCGTCCCCCAGGCGGTGGCCAGCGGTCTCGGCCTGAAGGAGCAACCGGGGCGCCGCATGGCGGAGACGCTGGTGCACCACGCACGTCAGCGGCGCCTTTTGCTGGTCCTCGATAACTGCGAGCACCTTGTCGAACCCACAGCGACCCTCGCGGCGGAACTGCTCAAAGGATGTGAGGGCCTGACCGTGCTGGCCACCAGCCGGGAGCCGCTAAACGTACCGGGCGAGCTGACGTGGCGGGTTCCCCCGCTGACCCGCGATGAGGCGGTGCGCCTCTTTGCCGACCGGGCGCTGTCCCATGACCCCCGGTTCCGTCTCACTGACGAGAACATCCAGGTCGTGGCTCAGATCTGCGACCGGCTGGACTTCATTCCACTGGCCATCGAGCTGGCCGCGGCCAGGGTGACGGCGATGCCGGTTCACGAAATCCTTGCCCACCTGGAGAGCCGCTTCGCGCTGCTGACTGGCGGCGATCGTACGGCTTCCAGCCGGCTCCGCACCTTGAGGGCGGCGATGGACTGGAGCTATGACCTCCTGGCTGATCCGGAAAGAATTTTCTTTCGACGGTTATCAGTCTTTGCCGGCCGCTTCGGGCTAGAGGCAGCGGAGGACGTCTGCGCCGACGCTGCCGTGCCACAGGAGTCAACGCTCGACCTGCTGGTTCGATTGGTCGACAAGTCATTGGTCATGGTGGACAAGTCGCTGGCCATTCTGGAGGGTGGACGGTATCGGCTCCTCGAGACCGTGCGTACGTATGGTCAGGAGCGATTGCTCGTGGCGGGCGAGACCGATGCGATGCAAGCCCGACTCGGCGCTTATGTTCTGAGCCTGGCCGAGACTCGACCGCCAGGTCAGTTGGCTGCCTGGCTCGACCGGCTTGAGGCCGCCCACGACGATATCCGCAACACGCTCCGGTGGACGGTCAAGGCCGACCCCGATCTCGGCGTCCGGCTGGCCGTGGCACTCACGATCTTCTGGCAGCTTCGCGGTCACGCTTCGGAGCCGCGTCAGTTCATGGACGACCTACTGAGATACGCGCCAGCCGGTTTCCGTACGCACGCGGCTGGGCTCCAGCTCGCCGGTACGTTCGCCTACCTGCAGGCCGACTTCGATGCTGCTCGTCAGCTCCTTGCGACCGGACTGGAAGAGGCCCGCGCGATCGGGGATCGATTGACCGTCTTGCGAACGCTCGCCGTCCTTGGACTAGTCGGTACGGCCATCGGCGACCTGGCGGCCTCCAAGGCAGCCCTCGAGGAAGCCCTGACGCTGGCTCGCGAATCTGGCGAGCGTGAGGAAGAAGCCGGAATCCTCCATCAACTTGCGCTCCTGGCCGGCCGGCGGAATGATCTCGAAGAATCCCGCACGCTCTTCGACGAGAGCATCGCCCTTCGCCGAGCCCAGGGCAGGACTGATGAGGCGTCCATGTCGCTAACCTATCTCGCCGGGGTCGCCCTCCTACAAGGGGACCTCGCCACCGCGAGGCGCTGTGTCGGCGAGAGTTTGGAGCTCGGACGGGCGATGCGCGATCGCAGATCGGCATTCTCACTTGATGTGCTGGCCTGCCTTACCGGCTTCGACGGAAACATGAAGCGTGCGGTAGTACTGGCGGGCGCCGGCTCCGCGATGCACGAAGGTAGTGGCAACACGCCACCGCAGGTCTGGGGCGATCTGATGTCGGCATTCCTCCAACCCGCCCGCGAGGCGCTCGGCGAGCATGCTGCTGGAGCCGCCTGGGAAACGGGCCGGCGCATGGACTACGAGGACGCCCTACAGCTGGCTCTAAACACGGTCTCAGGGCGCGGCCAAGCAACTCAGGATTTCGAATCGTCGATGGCGCCTGCGTCCAGCGGGCCGGAGTAACCGACAAGGCCGTTCAGCGCGGTTCGATCGGCGCGAGACGATTCGAATGCCCAGCGCGCTGGCAAGCTGTGGATAACTGGCCAGCTTGTGTTGTGCCGGCCCCAAAAGCCCTCTATAATGTGGCGCAACCGTCCCAGCCAGCGTTCCAGGAAAGGTCTTTGCCACGTTCTAAATACGTCACAGCATTAGATATCGGCACAACCAAGATCTGCTGCGTCGTCGGCGAGCCGACGGACCGCGGTCTCAACATCGTCGGATTCGGCGAGGCAACCTCCGAAGGTCTGCGTCGCGGCGTGGTCGTCAACATGGAGAAGACCGTACGGGGCATCAGCCGCGCGGTCGATGCCGCGCAGCGGATGTGTGGCCACAAGGTCGAGTCGGCCTTCGTCGGCATGGCCGGCACGCATGTCCTCAGCCAGAACAGTCGCGGCGTCATCGCAGTGGCCCGGTCGGACCGTGAGATTGGTCAGGAGGACGTCAGCCGCGTGATCGACGCAGCGCGCGCGGTCTCCGTACCCAACGATCGCGAGATCATCCACGTCGTCCCACGCGGCTATATCGTCGACGGTCAGGAAGGGGTCCGGGACGCGGTCGGCATGTCGGGCGCCCGGCTCGAAGTCGAAACCCACATCATCACCGGGTCGCTGACCGCGGTGCAAAACGTCGTCAAGTGCGTCCACCAGGCGGGCATGAGCGTCGAGGACCTGGTGGTGCAAGTGCTGGCCTCGGCCGAGGCCGTCCTCAATGACAATGAGCTGGACCTCGGCGTGGCGCTCGTGGATGTCGGCGGCGGGACGACGGATGTCGCGCTCTTCACCGACGGCAGCGTCGTGCACACCGCGGTCCTGCCCGTGGGTGCGACGCACGTCACAAACGACATCGCCATCGGGCTTCGCACCACGCTCACCGAGGCCGAGATGTTGAAGGTCAACTACGGACACGCGATCCCCGCCTGTATCCCGCGCGAGGAGATGGTCGAGTTGCACCAGATCGGGCAGGACCGGGTCCAGGTTGTGCCGCGCCGGCACCTGGCGGAGATCATCGCCCCACGGGCGCGCGAGATCCTCGAAATGGTGCGCCTCGAGATGCGTCGCGGTGGCCACGACGGCTTCTTACCCGGCGGCGTCGTCTTCACCGGCGGCGGCTGCCGCCTGCTGGGTTTCACCGATGCCGCGCAGTCGCTGCTCGACCTCCCGGTCAGGATCGGGGCGCCGGCGCAAACCATCGGGATGAGCGACCAGGTGAACGGGCCCGCTTACGCGACCGCCGTTGGGCTGCTGCGCTGGGGAACCAAACTTCGGCACCACGGCAACGGCCACGCGCCCGTTGGCGCGGGCGCTTCGGCGGTGTACGCGCGGACCGTTCGTTGGATCAAGGATTTCTTCTAGAGGAAGGAGGCCGATATGAACATCGACGATCAGCTTCGAATGAAGGGCCTCGCCTCGCGGCCCGTGATTCCTGGCGATTACGGCGGAGGCCAGGGGCCGCGGGTGTCGGCGGAACGGTTCGTAAGGGCGCGCCTCGAGCGCGATAAGGAGGAAGCCATGCGCGATGTCGACCGGACGCTCGAGGGGAACGCACGCATCAAAGTGGTCGGCATTGGTGGCGGCGGCAGCAACGCCGTGAACCGGATGATCCGGTCGAAGTTGCGCGGCGTCGAGTTCATCGCGATCAACACCGACCTGCAGGCGCTCGCCCATTCCGAAGCCCAGACCAAGATGAACATTGGCAAGAAGCTCACCCGTGGCCTGGGCGCGGGCGGCAACCCGACGATCGGTCGCGAGGCGGCCGAGGAAAGCCAGCAAGAACTGTCAGAGTTGTTGCAAGGCGCCGACATGGTGTTCCTGACCGCCGGCATGGGCGGTGGCACCGGGTCCGGCGCGGCGCCGGTCGTCGCAGAGATCGCCCGCAACAACGGCGCGCTCACCATTGGCGTCGTAACCAAACCGTTTACCTTCGAGGGCTCCCGCCGCCGCGCGATCGCCGAAGAGTCGGCGACCACCCTCCGAGAGAAGGTCGACACCCTGATCATCATTCCGAACCAGCGGCTGCTGGATGTCACCGATAAGAAGGTGCCCTTCACGGAAGCGCTGAAGATCGCCGATGACGTGCTGCGCCAGGGCGTGCAGGGCATCTCGGACTTGATCGTCCAGCCCGGCTTGATCAACCTGGACTTTGCCGACGTCAAGGCCGTTATGTCCGGGCAGGGCGCGGCGCTGATGGGGATCGGCTTCGGCAGCGGCGACACGCGCGCCGCCGACGCCGCCCGCGATGCCGTCGCCAGCCCGCTGCTGGAGACCTCGATCGACGGGGCGCGAGGCATCCTCTTCAACATCACAGGCGGCACCGACCTCACCTTGCACGAGGTCAACGAGGCGGCGGAGATCGTCCGTGCTTCCGCTGACAAGGACGCCAACATCATCTTCGGGACTGTCATCGACGAGAAGATGTCCGGTGAGGTCAAGATCACGGTAGTGGCGACTGGCTTCGTCGTCGGGGCCGAGCCCAGCCGCGAGATCGAGGAGCAATACAGCCGGCCGGCGCCGGTCGAGGACGTCCCGGTCTACAAAGGCTTCGACCCGTCGAACCTCGATATCCCCGCGTTTCTGCGCGGTCGCCGTTAACCTGCGAGAGGGGTGCCCCCTTCCCACCCCTCTCGCCCTTCACTCTTCGAATGGCTAACCACAATATCTGGGATACTGGCGTGAGATGAAGTGCCCCTATTGTGGTCACATCGACCTCAAGGTGGTCGACTCGCGTGACTCCGATACAGGGGAGTCGATCCGCCGTCGCCGCGAGTGCCTGCAGTGCTCGAAGCGCTTCACCACCTACGAGCGGATCGAGGCGGTGCCGCTCTACGTCATGAAGAAGGACGGCCGGCGCGAGGACTTCGACCGCCAGAAGCTGTTCTCCGGCCTGATGAAGGCCACCGCCAAGCGGGAGATCTCCCCGAGCACGGTGGAACGCGTCGTGGACGAGATCGAGGCCGAACTGCGAACCCGCGGCAAGGTCGAGATTCCCTCGCGTGAAGTCGGCGAGCTGGTGATGGACAAGCTGCGGGGTCTCGATGAGGTGGCGTACATTCGCTTCGCCTCTGTGTACCGCTCGTTCATGGATCTCCAGGAAGTCAAACACGAGATCGACCAGCTTCTCACCCGCGAAAAGCGAGGCTGAACCCGTCGCCGCGCTAGAGCTCGCCTCCGTCGTTGGCGTCGCCGGATTTCCGGCGCGGCACGGGTTCAGCACCCGGGCGCTCGGCTCGATGGGGCTCACCGCATCGACCGACCCCGAGCTGGTGATGCGGCGGCGCGGGCGGCTCGCCGACCAGCTGGGCTTCGATCTCGACCGCGCCCTGATGACGGTACAGGAGCACGGGGCCAATGTCGTGACCTTCCATCGGCGGCGGCCGGAAGGTGGACAGTGCGTCTTTGACACCGACGCCCTGGCCACGGACGTCCCCGGACAGGCGATCGTCACCTACCACGCCGATTGCTTTCCGCTGCTTTTCTTCGACGCGCGCCGTGGGGTCGTCGCCGGGGCGCACGCCGGATGGCGCGGCACGCTGGCGGGTGTCGCGACCCAGACGGTGCAGGCGCTGCACCTGGCGTACGGCAGCGAGCCCGACGCACTCGACGTCCTGATCGGACCCGGCATTTGTGCGCGTTGCTACCAGGTCGGAAGCGAGGTCGCGGCGCAGTTCGCGGCGCGCTACGGCCGCGAGGATCGCTACCTCCAGACGGAAGGCGACGATGTCCGGCTCAACCTGGAGGGCGTGGTGCGGCTCCAACTCGAAGACGAGGGCGTCGCGCCGAGCCGAATCCTGTCGGCCGGTTGGTGCACGCGCGAAGAGGACCGCTGGTTTTCCCATCGCGGCGGTCGTCCCGGACGCTTCCTCTCCGTCGTCGTTGCGCCCTGAGCGATGCCCGGTTCGATCGGCGAAAACCTCGAGGCGGTCCGCGAGACGATCGCCCGCAGCGCTGAGCGGGCCGGCCGTGATCCCACGGAGGTCGTGCTGGTGGCGGTCACCAAGACCTTTCCGGTGGAACGCATCCGTGAGGCCCTGGCCCACGGGCTCCGCATCCTCGGTGAGAACCGGGTCCAGGAGGCGCTGCCGAAGATCGAGGAGATCGGACCCGCCAATGTCGACTGGCACTTGATCGGGCACCTGCAAACGAACAAGGTGAAGTTCATCGACGGTCGCTTCCGCATGGTCCAATCCCTGGACGCGGTCGGCCTGGTGGAGGCGCTCGACCGCCGCATCCAGTCACCACTCGATGTGCTGGTCGAGGTCAATGTGGCGGAAGAGCCACAAAAGACGGGAGTGCTGCCGGCGGACCTGGGAGCGGTGGTGCACGCCGTGAGCGGGGCCCAGCATTTGCGTCTCCGTGGGTTGATGACGGTGGCACCCATGGTCCCCGATCCGGAAGCGATCCGGCCGGTCTTCCGGCAGTTGCGCTCGCTGCGCGACACGATGAGTCAGCAGCTCGGCGTAGTGCTGCCCGTGCTGTCGATGGGGATGACGGACGACTACGCGATCGCCGTGGAGGAAGGCGCGACCATGCTACGATTGGGCCGCGCGCTCTTCGGACCGCGTTGAATCCCGCAGTGCAGAACGCCATCAATTTCCTGCACACGTTTGCCCAGGTCCTCATTTATCTCTGCATCTTTGCCATCGTCGTGCGGGCCGCGGCCTCCTGGTTCATCCGCGACTATCACGGGCTCATCATGGGATTCCTGGTCGACGTCACGGAGCCCATCCTCGGGCCGCTGCGGCGCGTGATCCCCACCGGGCTGGGCGTGGATTTCTCGCCGATGATCGCGATCGCGGTCCTCTATGTGGTCGGCCAGTTCCTCGGCTGAACCAGAGCCACTAGAATTGGCGTCCATGTTCCAGGAAGTTTCGACGCGCGCCGGCTTCGTCGAAATGGAAGTCGAGGTGCTTGCCTTCTGGAAAGAGCGCGATATCTTCCACAAGAGCATCAAGCAGCGCGAGGGGAAACCGCCGTTCGTCTTTTACGAGGGGCCGCCGACCGCCAACAACCTTCCGGGCATCCATCACGTGCTGGCACGGGCCCTCAAGGACCTGTTCCCCCGCTACAAAACGATGCGTGGCTTCTATGTCGAGCGCAAGGCCGGATGGGACACGCACGGCCTGCCGGTCGAGATCGAGGTCGAGAAGCAGCTGAAATTCACGGGCAAGCAGGACATCGAGAAGTTCGGTATCGAGGCCTTCAACAAGCTCTGCCGTGAAAGCGTCTTCAAGTACATCGACCAGTTCGCCCAGGTGACGGAGCGGATGGGCTACTGGGTGGATTTCGACAAGGCCTACCGGACGCTCGACTCCACCTACATGGAGAGTGTCTGGTGGATCCTCAAGCAGATCTGGGACAAAGAACTCCTCTACCAGGGCTTCAAGGTCGTGCCCTATTGTCCACGTGACCAGACGCCGCTCTCCAGCCACGAGCTCGCACTGGGCTATCAGGACGGCATCGAAGACCCGTCCGTCTACGTGAAGTTCGAGCTCGAGGATGAGCGCAAGACATACTTCCTCGCCTGGACGACGACGCCCTGGACCCTTCCCGGCAATGTCGCGCTTGCCGTGGGACTGGATATCCCGTACGTGCGCGTCCGGCAGGGCGACGAGCGGTACATCCTGGCCCGGGCACGCCTCTCAGTCCTCCAGGGCGAGTACCAGGTCGAGGCGGACGTCGACGCAAAAAGCCTGCTCGGGAAGCGCTACAAGCCGCTCTACGCCTACCTGATCCCAGACAAGCCGGCCTTCTTCGTCGTCGACGCGGATTTCGTCTCGGTCGAGGACGGGACCGGGATCGTGCACACGGCCGCCGCCTACGGCGTCGACGACCTCGAGCTCTGCCTGAAGAAAGGCATCCCGGTTCGCCACGTGGTCGACCTGGCTGGTCGATTCCGGTCCGAGGTCGAGCCCTTCGCCGGGCTCTTCGTCAAGAAGGCCGACCCAAAGATCATCGAGGACCTCACCCA of the Candidatus Dormiibacterota bacterium genome contains:
- a CDS encoding AAA family ATPase: MGTAELPEGTLTFLLTDLVASTRSWESSPAGMRESMARHDRIVAGCLRRHQGADVGRAGDSVLAVFRRAGDAAACALALQREFDAEPWPADMHVEARIAIHTGETELREGRYHGVALNRCARLLATCHGGQVLLTQATEQLLVDELPVGTALWDLGLHRLKDLTRPERVFQLVDLNRPAEFPPILSLARQLTNLPAQLTPFIGREEQLKELQEMHRQTRLLTLTGPGGAGKTRLALELAAQLVGEEADGVWLVELAPLSDPLLVPQAVASGLGLKEQPGRRMAETLVHHARQRRLLLVLDNCEHLVEPTATLAAELLKGCEGLTVLATSREPLNVPGELTWRVPPLTRDEAVRLFADRALSHDPRFRLTDENIQVVAQICDRLDFIPLAIELAAARVTAMPVHEILAHLESRFALLTGGDRTASSRLRTLRAAMDWSYDLLADPERIFFRRLSVFAGRFGLEAAEDVCADAAVPQESTLDLLVRLVDKSLVMVDKSLAILEGGRYRLLETVRTYGQERLLVAGETDAMQARLGAYVLSLAETRPPGQLAAWLDRLEAAHDDIRNTLRWTVKADPDLGVRLAVALTIFWQLRGHASEPRQFMDDLLRYAPAGFRTHAAGLQLAGTFAYLQADFDAARQLLATGLEEARAIGDRLTVLRTLAVLGLVGTAIGDLAASKAALEEALTLARESGEREEEAGILHQLALLAGRRNDLEESRTLFDESIALRRAQGRTDEASMSLTYLAGVALLQGDLATARRCVGESLELGRAMRDRRSAFSLDVLACLTGFDGNMKRAVVLAGAGSAMHEGSGNTPPQVWGDLMSAFLQPAREALGEHAAGAAWETGRRMDYEDALQLALNTVSGRGQATQDFESSMAPASSGPE
- the murC gene encoding UDP-N-acetylmuramate--L-alanine ligase translates to MRIHFIGICGYAVSGLALVAKQLGNEVTGSDEDAYPPTTDILTQAGIKWVDGHAAANITRWGKPDLVVQGNQVRDGNPETEAAKRHQIRLISEAEYWGELTADRFRIVVAGSAGKTTTASLIAWILRSAGRNPGFRLGMTARDLGSAAAWGSGREFVFEGDEYTSAVFDPRPKFLHFAPQLAVLTNIDWDHPDVFPDPGSYEAIFRQLLEYLGPEDRLIANSDDPTVRRLLSRTRANVETYGLRGGADWHGRDVQIEGEGMRFTAWHQAKVVAVVTTRLPGEHNAANALAALAAAVRIGVPVAAAVEAIGKFQGVSRRFEVRGQVRGVTLVDDYAHNPAKVRATLKAAQERFHPGRVLACFVPHTYSRTRSLLDAYADAFQGCALVVIGPIEPARERHLAHTVSSQDLARVIRGVDEVATADSARSAAYKLASAARPGDVIVYMSVRGFDEVIAKTAEVLERSPVA
- a CDS encoding D-alanine--D-alanine ligase family protein — its product is MSRLRIGVLFGGRSTEHEVSILSARSIIAAMDPQRFEAVPVYIDKNGRWLVGGSLKRLVSEDAASKYVYLPPDPTQRSLVPARDGAGAPPTLPALDAVFPVFHGLNGEDGTIQGVLELANIPYVGAGVLGSALGLDKIYMKRAFAAVGLPIVDYLPITRRQYEQDPNAFIALVEERLGYPCFSKFANSGSSVGTTKAHDRAELLAGLQLAASFDRKLLVERAVDARELEVSVLGNDEPQASVVGEIVPAHEFYDYDAKYLDEGSRLVIPAAIEGDVAENVRAMALRAFQAVDAAGMARVDFFMERKTGRVLVNELNTIPGFTRISMYPKLWEASGLSYPKLIGRLVDLAIERFNDKQRSQTAIDSRLLQPGATE
- a CDS encoding FtsQ-type POTRA domain-containing protein, whose product is MTVGTIEKRRRRTAPAPARPVATGRGWIWAAVQIAVLGGEVFALLFLLAQPAFRPRHVEVVGTKHLTAAQVTGALNLPADRSIFLLNQTDLARRLQALPWVRSASVNLTLPDRVSVRVTEWMPSAVLQVGETTYYLNDLGEVLDPAAEAGSLTVINRPGFGPANDGQHALGSELLPMLVQLRAGFSAAFKISVTSFQLDRREVLTAQTDRGWTIIFGQMVTADDRASLEPKLAALRALSSRIDLISGPIQYINLENPHAPAVQMRAHK
- a CDS encoding small basic family protein yields the protein MRLPASGSREALWLVAAVFVFGTVGIVIGLNAPVQIPAGYARYTAVMILAALDSVLGAVKAWLNGNFENKVFISGLLVNSLAAGALTYLGDKLGVELYFAAIVAFGVRIFDNLAVIRRHLL
- the murB gene encoding UDP-N-acetylmuramate dehydrogenase, whose product is MPDAWLAAVPGVREHEPLSPHSWYGIGGRARYFLGLDDDATLPDLIGGLTKERVPYLVIGAATNTLFAADELPGLTIKLGTSRLTFEGSRVTASAGYLMPKLASETAKAGRTGLEFGAGVPGTVGGSVVGNAGAFGRELKDGLISTDVIDPEGRLHTLSAADCRFAYRDSILKSEKPGWTVRSATFETGEGDPSRIRERIKEVQEHRRQSQPIEKRSLGSTFKNPPGDAAGRLIDACGLKGRRVGGAQISEKHANFIVNLGGASADDVLALMAEMRNRVFERFGIELEPEVRVIGRTPSR